The DNA sequence GTCCTCGATCACCAGGATGCAACGATTGGCAAACGGGGCGAGCCCCCGGTCATCGGGGAACGCGGCGGCCGGCTCGGTCGCCTCGACGCTGTCGGGAACGACATCGAGCGGAGGACTGAGCGACGAAACCGGCGCTTCATCCGCTGGCGCTGGCTGATAATGTTCCGGCAACTCCAGGGTAAAGGTGCTGCCCTGCCCCAGTTCGCTGCTGACGGTGATCCGCCCGCCCAGCAGCAGCGCCAGGTCACGCGAGATCGACAGGCCAAGGCCGGTGCCGCCGTAGCGGCGGTTGGTGGTGCCGTCGGCCTGACGGAAGGCTTCGAAAATGCTCTGTTGTTGATCGTCGGCGATACCAATGCCGCTGTCGTGCACGGCAAAGGCGATGCCACCGGCAGGCAGACGAGAGACGCGCAAGCCGACATTGCCGTGCTCGGTGAACTTATGCGCATTGGACAGCAGGTTCTTGAGAATCTGCTCGACGCGCTGGCGGTCGGTGTAGAGCATTTGCGGGACGTCGGGCTCGATTTCCAGCGTGAACGTCAGCTGTTTTTGCGCCACCAAGGGTTGGAACATGCCGCGCAAGCCTTCGGCCAGGCGCACCACGCTGGTGTTTTCCGGACGCATGTCGAGCTTGCCGGCCTCGACCTTGGAAATATCGAGAATATCGTTGATCAGGTTCAGCAGGTCATTACCGGCCGAATAGATCGACTCGCTGAACCTGACCTGCTCCTCACTGAGGTTGCCCTGTGGGTTCTCGGCCAGCAGTTTGGCCAGGATCAGCGAACTGTTGAGCGGTGTGCGCAGCTCGTGGGACATGTTGGCCAGAAACTCGGACTTGTACTTGCTTGAGCGCTGCAGTTCATCGGCGCGGTCCTGGAGCAGTGCCTGGACCTCCTTCAAGTCGGCATTGCGGCGGTTCAGTGCATCGCGCTGTTCGGCCAGCGCTTCGGTACGCTCGGCCAGTTGCTCGTTGGTCTGCTCCAGTTCCGCCTGCTGCGCTTCCAGGTGCGCCTGGGACTCCTTGAGCACGCATGACTGCTCTTCGAGCTCTTCGTTGGCGGTCTTGAGTTCTTCCTGCTGCACCTGCAACTCTTCATTGAGCTGCTGGGTCTCGGCAAGGACTTCCTGCAGGCGCTGGCGATAGCGCGCTGCCTCGATCGAGGTACCCAGGTTACTGGCCAGCAGCTCCAGCAGTTCGATATCACGCTCGGCCAACTCACGCAAAAAGCCCAGCTCCACCACCCCGTTGATCTGCTCATCGTTGGTGGTCGGCACCACCAGCACACTGCGTGGCGAGCCTTCGCCCAGGCCCGAACTGAACTTGAAGTAGTCGCCCGGCACGTCGTCCAGGCGCAGCAGCCGCGCCTGCTGGACCGCCTGGCCGACGATGCCTTCGCCACTTTGCAGGGTTTGCTCCTGGGCCTCCTGCTCGCCGGAGAAACCATAGGAGGCAACCCTGCGCAGGCCGCCATGCTCATCGCGCACATAGACCGCCGCCACGACGCTGCCCAGGTAGCGGGCAAAAAACTCCAGGATGTTGCGCCCCAGCATCTGCAGGGACAGCTGGCCCAGCACCTGGTCGGCCAGTTCGGTCTGGCCGGTACGTAGCCAGGCTTGTTGTTGCAAGCGCCTGGCACTGTTCTGTTGGGACACCAGGCTGGCTGAGTAGCTATTCGACAGCTCGAGCAGATCCCGTCGGCCGAAAAAGGCCAGCAGGCAGCTGAGAACCACTACAAACAACAGGTACATCGCGCTGGCCAGGACGGTGGTGCGGCTGACATCTTCATTGCGTGCAACCCGCAGTTGCTGCTCCATCGAGACGAACTGATCGTACTCCTTGCGGATTTCATCGGTCAGGCGCTTGCCCTGGCCGGCCCGGACTGCTGCGGGGTAGTCGCCATTGCCACGGCGCAACGCAATCATCTGCCGGGCGAAGCTGTCCCATTCATTCTGCAGGGCCTGCAACCGGGCCACCCGGTCGACCTGCTGCGGGTTGTCCGCCACTCGGTCCCTGAGCGACGACAGCTCGGCAGTGATGCGCGGCCTGGCGACTTCGTAGGGATCGAGAAACTGCTCATCGCCCGTGATCAGGTAACCGCGCATGCCGGTTTCCATGTCGATGGAGAGCTTCAGCGCTTCATTGGCGTTGGTGATGACCCGGTCAGTGTGTTCCACCCATTGGATGACCGAGAGCAAGTAGCTGATGACGGCGGCGAATACCATCGCGCTCAACAGGCCTACCCCCAGGGGCAGGGACACGTTGCGGCTCAGAAGCTTGCGGAAACTGCGCTCATCAATAGCAGGAGGCTGGATCATCTTCAAAGGCCTGGACGATGTGACGATGACTGGAGTGTGCCGCACGCTGGAGCAAAAGGTGTGATGTACCGGCAAATGATCAGCTGTTCCTTACTGATTTTCTGCGGTGTCACTAGGGTTTCTAGAAGGGTATGACACTAATTGCCAGTCATTGGGCCGCAGACCGTGCTAAAAATTCCGTAGCGGTCCTTGTGCAGGCTCCTGCACAGCGCATCAGGATTTCACAAGGCCATGGGAACTTAACGGCCACCCAGGCGTATTGATAATTAACCGCCTGTCCCAGGCGTCACAATTACCTGAGCGGGATACCCAAGATGTCCGACAGCATCATACTCGTCGTCGAAGACGACGCCATTGTGCGCATGCTGATAGTCGACGTGCTTGAGGAGCTTGCGTTCACAGTACTGGAAGCTGACGGCAGTGATTCAGCGCTGAGAATAATCGAGGACCAGGGCCAGGCCATCGATCTGATGATGACGGACGTTGGCCTGCCTGGAATGGATGGCATGGCGTTGGCCACCAGAGCTCGGGAAATTCGTCCACGTCTGCCGGTGCTCTTTGCCAGTGGCTATGCTGAAAATATCGAGGTGCCGCAGGGCATGCACGTGATCGGCAAGCCCTTCTCGATCGACCAGCTGCGCGACAAGGTCAAATCGATATTGGTACCCTGACCCGGCTCAGCTCTTCTTGCGGATCTCGTTGAGACCGCTGGCCACCTTCAGGTGCCGGTAGAGCAAGGTCGACGCCCATTCCCGATCGCCCTGCTCCAGCGCATCGAGTATCTCCAGGTGCTCGCGGCAGGAGGTGCGCACCCGTTCGATATTCGACACCGTATGAAATTCCGTAAGGCGGCGCAGCCGGTTCTGCTGTTGTACGGTCTGCAGGATGAACGAGTTGCCCGAGGCGCTGGCCAGCAACTCATGGAACTCGGCGTTGGCCTCGAAGAAGCTGAGGCTGTCCGGCGTTCCCTCGAGCAGCGCCAGTTGACGCTCACGGCAACGCTGCAAGCGTTCCTTTGGCAGGTGATAAGTCGGCTCAAGCAGCCCGGCGGGCTCCAGCAGCATACGAAAGCGGTAACTCTCGAAACGCTTGGCCGGTGAGCTCAAGGTCGGCAGGAACATCCAGCCGTGGCCATGCTTGCGCTGCATCACTCCTTCGTCGGACAGGCGCAGCAAGCAACGGCGCAACACCGCCTTGCCAACCCCATAGCGCCGCAGCAGATCACTTTCCATGACCTGGTCGGGCAACGCCTGGGCAAGCCGATCATCGATCAGGCGCTGATACAAGTCTTCATCTTCACCTACCGGCAGGCTGACCTTGGCCTGTTCGGCGCTGACCGGCTGGGCGCGCACCCCGTAGCCCTGTGCCGGCAGGGGTTCGATCAAGTCTTGCGAAGCCAGGTAAGCCAGTGCGCCACGCACCGGAGAACGGGACACGCCGAAACGCTCGGCCAGTTCGACTTCCTTGAGATGGCTGCCAGGGGCCAACTCGCCGGACTGGATTGCCGTGAGGATCTCGCTGGCGACTTTAACCTGTAGCGCAGTGGGTTGAATCATTGAAACGAGTCCTTATCGACGCCGGCCTTGGCGTCAGCAGCGGAACGCTAACGCAAGCGCAGGCAAAGTTCCAGTCAATTGGCGCCACAGGCGGCGCCTGCCGGCCTTTAACGACCTTCTGTCGACTCGAAGCAGCACGAACTTGCACAGAGGGCTTGCATACACAATATTATGGTATACCATCATACAGCACGCTTACCCCCACTCTCATATGGAGCAGGTCATGAGTTTCGAAATTCGCAAAATCGTCAGCTATGTCGAAGAAACCTTCATCGAGGGCGGCAAGGCCGCCGACAAGCCCGTGACCATGGTTGGCCTGGCCGTCGTGATCAAGAACCCATGGATAGGCGGCTTCGTCGAAGACCTCAAGCCGCAAATCCGTGAAAACTGCTCAGGCCTGGGTGCCCTGATGGTCGAGCGTCTGGTCGGCATCATCGGCGGCGCCGAGAAGATCGAAGCCTATGGCAAGGCCGCCGTGGTCGGTGCCGATGGCGAGATCGAGCACGCCTCGGCGGTGATCCATACCCTGCGCTTCGGCAACCACTACCGCGAAGCGGTCAAGGCCAAGAGCTACCTGAGCTTTACCAACAAGCGCGGCGGTCCTGGCACCTCGATCCAGATCCCGATGATGCACAAGGATGACGAAGGCCTGCGCTCGCACTACATCACCCTGGAAATGCAGATCGAAGACGCGCCGCGTGCCGACGAAATCGTCGTCGTGCTGGGTTGCGCCGACGGTGGCCGCCTGCACCCGCGCATCGGCAACCGTTACATCGACCTGGAAGAACTGGCTGCAGAAAAAGCCCAACAACAATAATCGGGCGTGTCACCAAGGAGCGACCCATGATTCGGCTCACCGCTGAACGCACCCCGGCCGGCACCAGTTACCTGGCGACCGGCCAAGGCCAACCCGTGGTACTGATCCACGGCGTGGGCTTGAACAAAGAGATGTGGGGCGGCCAGATCGTTGGTCTCGCTGCGCACTACCGCGTCATTGCCTATGACATGCTCGGCCATGGCGCCAGCCCGCGCCCGGCCTCGGGCACCGGGCTGCTCGGCTATGCCGACCAACTGCTCGAATTGCTCGAACACTTGCAGCTGCCCAAGGCAACGGTTATCGGCTTTTCCATGGGCGGCCTGGTGGCACGGGCCTTCGCCCTGCACTACCCGCAGCACCTGGAGGGGCTGGTGGTCTTGAACAGCGTGTTCAACCGCACGCCCGAACAGCGTGCCGGGGTGATCGAGCGTACTGCCCAGGCCGCCGAACATGGCCCGGACGCCAATGCCGAAGCCGCCCTGTCACGCTGGTTCAGCCGCGAATACCAGGCGGCCAACCCGGCGCAGATCGCCGCGA is a window from the Pseudomonas sp. LS1212 genome containing:
- a CDS encoding response regulator produces the protein MIQPPAIDERSFRKLLSRNVSLPLGVGLLSAMVFAAVISYLLSVIQWVEHTDRVITNANEALKLSIDMETGMRGYLITGDEQFLDPYEVARPRITAELSSLRDRVADNPQQVDRVARLQALQNEWDSFARQMIALRRGNGDYPAAVRAGQGKRLTDEIRKEYDQFVSMEQQLRVARNEDVSRTTVLASAMYLLFVVVLSCLLAFFGRRDLLELSNSYSASLVSQQNSARRLQQQAWLRTGQTELADQVLGQLSLQMLGRNILEFFARYLGSVVAAVYVRDEHGGLRRVASYGFSGEQEAQEQTLQSGEGIVGQAVQQARLLRLDDVPGDYFKFSSGLGEGSPRSVLVVPTTNDEQINGVVELGFLRELAERDIELLELLASNLGTSIEAARYRQRLQEVLAETQQLNEELQVQQEELKTANEELEEQSCVLKESQAHLEAQQAELEQTNEQLAERTEALAEQRDALNRRNADLKEVQALLQDRADELQRSSKYKSEFLANMSHELRTPLNSSLILAKLLAENPQGNLSEEQVRFSESIYSAGNDLLNLINDILDISKVEAGKLDMRPENTSVVRLAEGLRGMFQPLVAQKQLTFTLEIEPDVPQMLYTDRQRVEQILKNLLSNAHKFTEHGNVGLRVSRLPAGGIAFAVHDSGIGIADDQQQSIFEAFRQADGTTNRRYGGTGLGLSISRDLALLLGGRITVSSELGQGSTFTLELPEHYQPAPADEAPVSSLSPPLDVVPDSVEATEPAAAFPDDRGLAPFANRCILVIEDEPNFARILFDLAHELGYSCLVAQAADEGFDLAERFVPDAVLLDMRLPDHSGLTVLQRLKELPATRHIPVHVISVEDRVEAAMHMGAVGYALKPTSREQLKEVFSRLEARLTQKLKHILLVEDDDLQRDSIARLIGDEDIEITAVGLAQEALDLLRANVYDCMIIDLKLPDMQGNDLLKRMSSEEIRSFPPVIIYTGRNMTREEEAELFKYSRSIIIKGARSPERLLDEVTLFLHQVESKLSHERQKMLKTARSRDKVFEGRKILLVDDDVRNIFALTSALEHKGATVEIGRNGREAIEKLNAVEDIDLVLMDVMMPEMDGFEATRLIRLEPRWRKLPIIAVTAKAKAMKDDQERCLQAGANDYLAKPIDLNRLFSLIRVWLPQMERI
- a CDS encoding response regulator, with protein sequence MSDSIILVVEDDAIVRMLIVDVLEELAFTVLEADGSDSALRIIEDQGQAIDLMMTDVGLPGMDGMALATRAREIRPRLPVLFASGYAENIEVPQGMHVIGKPFSIDQLRDKVKSILVP
- a CDS encoding GntR family transcriptional regulator; amino-acid sequence: MIQPTALQVKVASEILTAIQSGELAPGSHLKEVELAERFGVSRSPVRGALAYLASQDLIEPLPAQGYGVRAQPVSAEQAKVSLPVGEDEDLYQRLIDDRLAQALPDQVMESDLLRRYGVGKAVLRRCLLRLSDEGVMQRKHGHGWMFLPTLSSPAKRFESYRFRMLLEPAGLLEPTYHLPKERLQRCRERQLALLEGTPDSLSFFEANAEFHELLASASGNSFILQTVQQQNRLRRLTEFHTVSNIERVRTSCREHLEILDALEQGDREWASTLLYRHLKVASGLNEIRKKS
- a CDS encoding amino acid synthesis family protein, translated to MSFEIRKIVSYVEETFIEGGKAADKPVTMVGLAVVIKNPWIGGFVEDLKPQIRENCSGLGALMVERLVGIIGGAEKIEAYGKAAVVGADGEIEHASAVIHTLRFGNHYREAVKAKSYLSFTNKRGGPGTSIQIPMMHKDDEGLRSHYITLEMQIEDAPRADEIVVVLGCADGGRLHPRIGNRYIDLEELAAEKAQQQ
- a CDS encoding alpha/beta fold hydrolase, producing MIRLTAERTPAGTSYLATGQGQPVVLIHGVGLNKEMWGGQIVGLAAHYRVIAYDMLGHGASPRPASGTGLLGYADQLLELLEHLQLPKATVIGFSMGGLVARAFALHYPQHLEGLVVLNSVFNRTPEQRAGVIERTAQAAEHGPDANAEAALSRWFSREYQAANPAQIAAIRQTLASNDPQGYLTTYELFATQDMYRADDLGNIQAPTLIATGELDPGSTPEMARQLAERIPGAQVAVLAEQRHMMPVESPRLVNQVLLDFLNNAQTLQNSAKGIVA